A single genomic interval of Campylobacter sp. MIT 12-8780 harbors:
- a CDS encoding trehalose-6-phosphate synthase, whose translation MFYALVKITHLLCACVVIGYLIYDVFIFSHFKKNRSEAEFIKLKRELLKPSVYILAPAFLLLLCSGAYLGSFYLGAELGWLESSFQQILVLKISVVGLLFVFTPISFFYILVLKKSDPMRKFYHHLALLICLIALILAKLMFLF comes from the coding sequence ATGTTTTACGCTCTTGTTAAAATCACTCATCTGCTTTGTGCTTGTGTGGTGATAGGGTATTTAATCTATGATGTTTTTATCTTTTCTCATTTTAAGAAAAACCGTAGTGAAGCAGAATTTATCAAGCTTAAAAGAGAGCTTTTAAAACCAAGCGTTTATATCTTAGCACCAGCCTTTTTACTTTTGCTTTGTAGTGGAGCTTATCTTGGAAGTTTTTATCTAGGAGCAGAGCTTGGCTGGCTTGAAAGCTCTTTTCAGCAAATTTTGGTTCTTAAGATAAGCGTGGTTGGCTTACTTTTCGTTTTTACACCTATTTCATTTTTTTATATACTTGTGCTTAAAAAAAGCGATCCTATGCGGAAATTTTATCATCATCTTGCTCTACTCATCTGCCTTATTGCTTTAATCCTTGCAAAATTGATGTTTTTGTTCTAA
- the traF gene encoding conjugal transfer protein TraF, giving the protein MKKICAFTLISLIAINSLEALEFNEVGHKAMGMGGVGVALKSNPYAIFYNPALIAANDATRMGYGISVEAEHKNLLEAFNFDFNNIQDVSYFNNLLKENFARVKMQGTWAFKAPDILPLGDVALGYSQSIYAVAGFSGQLPANVTDIGDNVDFHLRRLSVMELPLSYAFSLDSTLGKLSWGAAVKFMHLSSTQTSRKLLTTDSKGDIQDDIIDTIKGNDANSDNNFGIDLGFSYSPAYVPDFTFALVGKNLNTPKFDFKNNGKLTIYPQARLGLAYDLSDHLSLAADADLTENLMLTPAGMPKQKSQKIGIGVDAHAMFFDARAGIAKDLRQDNGAIVSFGMGFGFLDLGVAVATERVKVEGTNYPRYFSVQLGGSFEF; this is encoded by the coding sequence ATGAAAAAAATATGCGCTTTTACTCTTATATCACTTATTGCGATAAACTCACTTGAGGCTTTAGAATTTAATGAAGTCGGACACAAGGCAATGGGTATGGGTGGCGTTGGTGTAGCATTGAAAAGCAATCCCTACGCTATCTTTTACAATCCAGCCCTCATCGCTGCAAATGACGCTACGCGTATGGGTTATGGTATAAGCGTGGAAGCTGAGCATAAAAATTTACTCGAAGCATTTAATTTTGATTTTAACAATATTCAAGATGTTTCGTATTTTAACAACTTGCTTAAAGAAAACTTTGCTCGTGTAAAAATGCAAGGCACTTGGGCTTTTAAAGCTCCTGATATTTTACCTTTAGGCGATGTTGCTTTGGGTTACTCGCAAAGCATTTATGCTGTAGCTGGATTTTCGGGGCAATTGCCTGCTAATGTTACAGATATCGGCGATAATGTAGATTTTCACTTGAGACGTTTAAGTGTTATGGAATTACCACTTTCTTATGCATTTTCTTTAGATTCTACGCTTGGTAAATTAAGCTGGGGTGCAGCAGTAAAATTTATGCATTTAAGCAGCACTCAAACTTCTCGAAAGCTCTTGACTACGGATTCTAAGGGCGATATACAAGATGATATTATCGATACGATCAAAGGAAACGATGCAAATAGCGATAATAACTTTGGTATCGATCTTGGCTTTAGCTACTCGCCTGCTTATGTGCCTGATTTTACTTTCGCTCTTGTAGGAAAAAATCTCAACACGCCTAAATTTGACTTTAAAAACAATGGCAAACTTACCATTTATCCTCAAGCAAGACTTGGCTTAGCCTACGATCTTAGCGATCATCTTAGCCTCGCAGCTGATGCGGATTTAACAGAAAATCTAATGCTTACTCCAGCAGGTATGCCAAAGCAAAAAAGCCAAAAAATCGGTATTGGTGTAGATGCGCATGCCATGTTTTTTGACGCAAGGGCTGGCATTGCTAAGGACTTAAGACAGGATAATGGAGCAATTGTCAGTTTTGGTATGGGCTTTGGCTTTTTGGACTTGGGCGTAGCTGTTGCGACTGAAAGGGTAAAGGTTGAGGGGACGAATTATCCAAGGTATTTTTCAGTGCAACTTGGTGGAAGCTTTGAGTTTTAA
- a CDS encoding RluA family pseudouridine synthase, whose product MAYTKIKLVNLASNNELPIFRVLMNTLNISMNEAQRLIDTNKVLCNGQIIKQKNARIQGLIELVEYESKPRGIKPVFENENFALFDKESGVLTHPNGRHCKYSLCDEIWHLWGKQACVAHRLDKQTSGLILVAKNQFVAKKLKKMFENKEIHKEYLALVRGKTALKFSVNAPLALSKEYDDIKTRMQICPVSEGGKEAKSEFERLEFFQTYNASLLLCKPKTGRQHQLRLHLFHVKHSILGETLYGLLKPEIENILDEKLSLQELQKLCGASRLCLHSYRLKFKFENEEFDFYSQKDIKTEFLNALA is encoded by the coding sequence TTGGCTTACACGAAAATTAAATTAGTAAATTTAGCTTCAAATAATGAATTACCCATATTTAGAGTGCTTATGAATACCTTAAATATCTCTATGAACGAAGCTCAAAGACTTATAGATACAAACAAAGTCCTATGTAATGGGCAAATCATCAAGCAAAAAAATGCTCGAATTCAAGGTTTAATCGAGCTTGTGGAGTATGAGAGCAAACCGCGTGGGATTAAGCCTGTTTTTGAGAATGAAAATTTTGCTCTTTTTGATAAAGAAAGTGGAGTTTTAACCCACCCAAATGGAAGGCATTGTAAGTATAGTTTGTGCGATGAAATTTGGCATTTGTGGGGCAAGCAAGCTTGTGTAGCTCATAGACTTGATAAACAAACAAGCGGACTTATACTCGTGGCAAAAAATCAATTTGTGGCAAAAAAGCTTAAAAAAATGTTTGAAAATAAAGAAATTCACAAAGAATACCTCGCTCTTGTGCGTGGCAAAACAGCTTTAAAATTTAGCGTCAATGCACCTTTGGCTTTAAGTAAAGAGTATGATGATATCAAAACAAGAATGCAAATTTGTCCCGTGAGCGAAGGTGGAAAAGAGGCAAAAAGTGAATTTGAAAGGCTTGAGTTTTTTCAAACATATAACGCTTCTTTACTCTTATGTAAGCCTAAAACGGGCAGACAGCACCAGCTTCGCTTGCATTTGTTCCATGTGAAACATAGTATTTTGGGTGAAACTTTATATGGGCTTTTAAAACCAGAGATTGAAAACATACTTGATGAAAAACTAAGCTTGCAAGAGCTTCAAAAACTTTGTGGGGCTAGTAGATTGTGCCTTCATTCGTATCGTTTAAAATTTAAATTTGAAAATGAGGAATTTGACTTTTATTCACAAAAAGATATAAAAACAGAGTTTTTAAATGCTTTAGCTTAA
- the purB gene encoding adenylosuccinate lyase: MVERYSRKEMTSKWDLNAKYNAWLKVELAAVKAWNKLGFISDGDCEKILKNAKFNIQRIDEIEKETKHDVIAFLTSVSESLGEESRFVHFGMTSSDCIDTAVALQIKESLELILKDLDELLENIKTRALEHKFTLMVGRSHGIHGEPITFGLSLGVFYDELKHSKSLLEQAQEMISYGKISGAMGNFAHAPLKLEEEVCKELGLKPAPISNQIIQRDRYATVISALAILAASCEKIAVNIRHLQRTEVYEAEEFFSKGQKGSSAMPHKRNPVLSENITGLCRIIRSFVTPALENVALWHERDISHSSVERFILPDAFITADFMLARLTNLIKNLLVYPENMMKNLNLTGGLVFSQRVLLELPFKGVSRENAYKIVQRNAMKVWQDLQNGKSALNEKGESLFLQSLLEDEELRQKLDEASIRACFDYSYYTKNVEAILKRVFDEK; this comes from the coding sequence ATGGTAGAACGATACAGCAGAAAAGAAATGACGAGCAAATGGGACTTAAACGCAAAATATAATGCTTGGCTAAAAGTTGAACTTGCTGCGGTTAAGGCTTGGAATAAGCTTGGTTTTATCAGCGATGGGGATTGCGAAAAAATCCTTAAAAATGCTAAATTTAACATACAAAGAATTGATGAGATTGAAAAAGAAACAAAGCATGATGTTATCGCTTTTTTAACCTCAGTAAGTGAGAGTTTGGGCGAGGAAAGTCGTTTTGTGCATTTTGGCATGACAAGCTCTGATTGTATAGATACAGCTGTAGCTTTACAGATCAAAGAAAGCTTAGAGCTTATCTTAAAGGACTTAGATGAGCTTTTAGAAAATATCAAAACAAGGGCTTTGGAGCATAAATTTACACTTATGGTAGGTAGAAGTCATGGGATTCATGGTGAGCCTATTACTTTTGGCTTAAGTTTGGGCGTATTTTATGATGAGTTAAAACACTCAAAAAGCTTACTTGAACAAGCTCAAGAAATGATTTCTTATGGTAAGATAAGCGGAGCAATGGGAAATTTTGCTCATGCTCCACTCAAGCTAGAAGAAGAAGTATGCAAAGAACTTGGCTTAAAACCAGCCCCAATCTCAAATCAAATCATTCAAAGAGATCGTTATGCTACCGTGATTTCAGCCCTTGCTATACTTGCTGCAAGTTGTGAAAAAATCGCTGTAAATATAAGACATTTACAAAGAACAGAAGTTTATGAGGCTGAAGAGTTTTTCTCTAAAGGACAAAAAGGCAGCTCAGCCATGCCTCACAAAAGAAATCCAGTTTTAAGTGAAAATATCACTGGGCTTTGTAGGATTATTCGCTCTTTTGTTACTCCAGCCTTAGAAAATGTAGCTTTGTGGCATGAAAGAGATATAAGTCATTCTAGTGTAGAGCGTTTTATCTTGCCAGATGCCTTTATCACAGCTGATTTTATGCTTGCTCGCTTAACAAATTTAATTAAAAATTTACTCGTATATCCAGAAAATATGATGAAAAATTTAAACCTTACAGGCGGACTTGTCTTTTCTCAACGCGTGCTTTTAGAGCTTCCATTTAAGGGCGTAAGCAGAGAAAATGCCTATAAAATCGTGCAAAGAAATGCCATGAAAGTGTGGCAGGACTTGCAAAATGGCAAAAGTGCTTTAAATGAAAAGGGCGAGAGCTTGTTTTTGCAAAGCTTGCTTGAAGATGAAGAGCTAAGACAAAAGCTTGATGAGGCAAGCATTAGAGCCTGTTTTGATTATAGCTACTACACTAAAAATGTTGAAGCTATTTTAAAACGCGTATTTGATGAAAAATAA
- a CDS encoding ribonucleoside-diphosphate reductase subunit alpha, protein MKVIKRNGRTEELDISKIKKCTGDAVKGLDGVNVSELELDAKIQFRDGISTDEIQKTLIKTAVEKIDVDCPNYSFVAARLFLYSLYKKVSGINRYNHLREYFEKGEAAGRILLGLKEKYDLDDLNDYIKPERDMQFTYLGIKTLYDRYLIKDSKGEPIELPQHMFMGIAMFLAQNEFNPQEWAKKFYDLISKFEVMLATPTLSNARTTRHQLSSCYIGSTPDNIEGIFDSYKEMALLSKFGGGIGWDWSKVRAMGGSIDGHKNAAGGIIPFLKITNDIAVAVDQLGTRKGAIAVYIETWHMDINDFIDLRKNSGEERRRAHELFPALWINDLFMKRVKENDKWTLFDPADTPDLCELYGAEFEKRYEEYEKDASISKEIVDAKELWKKILLNYFESGMPFLCFKDTANRTNPNSHTGIIRSSNLCTEIFQNTQPNYYQIKIVFDDKSELHLDENEEVKIDGGIIKLAKKVSTLDYMGGKKVYIVEKFKNDGKTAVCNLASINLSKIHKKEDIQRVVPTAVRMLDNVIDLNFYPHAKVKDTNLKSRSIGLGVMGEAQMLAEAQIHWGSEEHFEKIDKIMEIISFEAIQASSNLALEKGAYPDFKGSSWSRGIFPIDTASDKAKALTLREGLFNQSECDWDKLKEKVKKDGMRNGYLMAIAPTSSISILVGTTQTIEPIYKRKWFEQNLSGMIPVVVPNLSLDTWQYYTSAYEIDQRLLVKAAAVRGKWIDQGQSLNIFMSLDKASGGYLNEIYTLAHELGVKSTYYLRSESPDSEKVSVADRSIECEGCQ, encoded by the coding sequence ATGAAAGTAATTAAAAGAAACGGACGCACAGAAGAACTTGACATCTCAAAGATCAAAAAATGCACTGGTGATGCGGTAAAAGGACTTGATGGAGTCAATGTCAGCGAACTTGAACTTGATGCAAAAATTCAGTTTCGAGACGGCATAAGCACAGATGAAATTCAAAAAACCTTGATTAAAACAGCGGTTGAAAAGATAGATGTGGATTGTCCTAATTATAGCTTTGTTGCGGCTCGTTTGTTTTTATATAGCTTATATAAAAAAGTAAGTGGGATTAACCGCTACAATCACTTGCGTGAATACTTTGAAAAAGGCGAAGCAGCTGGACGCATTTTACTTGGGCTCAAAGAAAAATACGACCTAGACGATTTAAATGATTATATCAAGCCAGAACGAGATATGCAATTTACCTATCTTGGCATAAAAACCCTTTATGATCGCTATTTGATAAAAGACAGCAAAGGCGAGCCTATAGAACTGCCTCAACATATGTTTATGGGTATAGCGATGTTTTTAGCTCAAAATGAGTTTAATCCTCAAGAATGGGCAAAGAAATTTTATGATTTAATCTCTAAATTTGAAGTAATGTTAGCTACTCCAACCCTTTCAAATGCTCGCACCACAAGACATCAGCTCAGCTCTTGCTACATAGGAAGCACACCTGATAATATAGAAGGCATTTTTGATAGTTATAAAGAAATGGCATTGCTTTCTAAATTTGGTGGCGGTATAGGCTGGGATTGGAGCAAGGTGCGTGCTATGGGTGGAAGCATTGATGGACACAAAAACGCAGCTGGTGGCATAATCCCTTTTCTTAAAATCACTAATGATATAGCCGTAGCCGTAGATCAGCTTGGCACAAGAAAAGGAGCCATTGCTGTATACATAGAAACTTGGCATATGGATATCAATGATTTTATTGATTTGCGTAAAAACTCTGGTGAAGAAAGAAGAAGGGCACATGAGCTTTTTCCGGCTTTGTGGATCAATGATTTGTTTATGAAAAGAGTAAAAGAAAATGACAAATGGACGCTTTTTGATCCAGCTGATACGCCTGATTTGTGCGAACTTTATGGGGCTGAGTTTGAAAAACGTTATGAAGAATACGAAAAAGACGCAAGTATAAGCAAAGAAATCGTCGATGCAAAAGAGCTTTGGAAGAAGATATTACTGAACTATTTTGAAAGCGGTATGCCATTTTTATGCTTTAAAGATACAGCAAATCGCACTAATCCAAATTCACATACCGGTATTATCAGAAGCTCAAATTTATGCACGGAAATTTTTCAAAATACCCAGCCAAATTATTATCAAATCAAAATCGTCTTTGATGATAAAAGCGAACTTCACTTAGATGAAAATGAAGAAGTCAAGATCGATGGAGGTATCATTAAACTTGCGAAAAAAGTCTCTACTCTTGATTATATGGGTGGCAAAAAAGTCTATATAGTTGAAAAATTCAAAAACGACGGCAAAACCGCTGTTTGCAATCTAGCAAGCATAAATTTAAGCAAAATCCACAAAAAAGAAGATATTCAAAGAGTTGTTCCAACAGCTGTTCGAATGCTTGATAATGTTATTGATCTTAATTTTTATCCGCACGCTAAAGTAAAAGACACAAATTTAAAATCCCGCTCTATAGGACTTGGCGTAATGGGAGAAGCACAAATGCTTGCTGAAGCACAAATTCACTGGGGCAGTGAGGAACATTTTGAAAAGATTGACAAGATCATGGAAATAATCAGTTTTGAAGCTATACAAGCAAGCTCAAATTTAGCTCTTGAAAAAGGAGCGTATCCAGACTTTAAAGGCAGTAGCTGGAGTAGGGGGATTTTCCCGATTGACACAGCAAGTGATAAAGCCAAAGCACTTACTTTAAGAGAGGGGCTTTTTAATCAAAGTGAATGTGATTGGGATAAGCTTAAAGAAAAGGTTAAAAAAGATGGTATGAGAAATGGCTATTTAATGGCGATCGCACCAACTTCAAGCATATCCATACTTGTAGGCACTACCCAAACTATAGAGCCTATTTATAAACGCAAATGGTTTGAGCAAAACTTAAGCGGAATGATTCCTGTTGTGGTGCCAAATTTAAGCCTTGATACTTGGCAATACTACACCTCAGCTTATGAAATCGATCAAAGACTCTTGGTTAAAGCTGCAGCCGTGCGTGGCAAATGGATCGATCAAGGACAAAGTTTAAATATCTTTATGAGCCTAGATAAGGCAAGTGGGGGCTATCTTAATGAAATTTACACGCTTGCTCATGAACTTGGGGTAAAATCGACTTATTATTTAAGAAGCGAAAGTCCAGACAGTGAAAAAGTAAGCGTGGCTGATCGTAGCATAGAATGCGAAGGTTGTCAGTAA
- a CDS encoding polysaccharide pyruvyl transferase family protein: protein MQGWFAQGFDFLPNANLTSVFIGAHFTQETQNFLKCFIAHFPHYFENKEIGCRDTFTLEFLQNLGLKAYFSRCLTSTLPKREPKATQTKVFFVGFDKKLLAYVPKNLKENGEFIEQQWVELINSSEEHCFKLTQNLLKRYENEAKLIITSALHCASPATALAIPVVFIRTSKEQKTRFSTLRGIIPIYSVEDLKQGKVDFNPKAPDIEALKEAMLENARLSILKEKGENIDEAKLKTLREFIAKFQAN, encoded by the coding sequence ATGCAAGGTTGGTTTGCACAAGGTTTTGACTTCCTGCCAAATGCAAATTTAACAAGTGTTTTTATAGGCGCGCATTTTACACAAGAAACACAAAATTTTTTAAAATGCTTTATCGCTCATTTTCCTCATTATTTTGAAAATAAAGAAATAGGCTGCAGAGATACTTTTACGCTTGAGTTCTTGCAAAATCTTGGGCTAAAAGCGTATTTTTCAAGATGTTTAACCAGCACTTTGCCAAAACGAGAGCCTAAAGCTACACAAACAAAAGTCTTTTTTGTGGGTTTTGATAAAAAACTACTTGCTTATGTGCCAAAAAATTTGAAAGAAAATGGCGAATTTATCGAACAACAATGGGTTGAGCTTATCAACTCTAGCGAAGAGCATTGTTTTAAGCTCACGCAAAACTTGCTTAAACGTTATGAAAATGAAGCAAAGCTCATCATCACTTCGGCTTTACATTGTGCTTCACCGGCTACAGCTTTGGCAATTCCTGTCGTTTTTATCCGCACAAGTAAGGAGCAAAAAACGCGCTTTAGTACTTTAAGGGGCATTATCCCTATCTATAGCGTTGAGGATTTAAAACAAGGCAAAGTTGATTTCAATCCCAAAGCACCTGATATAGAAGCCTTAAAAGAAGCTATGCTTGAAAATGCAAGACTTAGCATTCTTAAAGAAAAAGGTGAAAATATCGATGAAGCAAAGCTTAAGACATTGAGGGAATTTATCGCTAAATTTCAAGCAAATTAA
- a CDS encoding response regulator transcription factor, which yields MKKILLLEDDMCLSEIVLEYLIEEGFDTILASDAQEAFELARKEEFDLYIFDVKVPMGDGFSLLKDLRALGKRTPAIFLTSLNSGDDVKEGFESGCDDYVKKPFNLSVLKKHIIDLVIFHKRKRLASVG from the coding sequence ATGAAAAAAATTCTTTTGCTTGAAGATGATATGTGTTTGAGCGAAATCGTGCTTGAATACCTCATAGAAGAAGGTTTTGACACTATTCTTGCAAGTGATGCTCAAGAAGCATTTGAGCTCGCACGAAAAGAGGAATTTGATCTTTATATTTTTGATGTTAAGGTGCCTATGGGCGATGGTTTTTCTTTGCTTAAGGATTTAAGGGCTTTGGGTAAAAGGACACCAGCGATTTTTTTAACTTCTTTAAATTCAGGAGATGATGTTAAAGAAGGCTTTGAAAGTGGTTGTGATGATTATGTGAAAAAGCCTTTTAACTTAAGTGTGTTGAAAAAACATATCATTGATTTAGTCATTTTTCACAAACGCAAAAGGCTTGCAAGTGTTGGATAA